The Camelina sativa cultivar DH55 chromosome 18, Cs, whole genome shotgun sequence DNA window TGAAGCGCAGCTATTTGCAGCGGATGAACTGTATGTTTTTCCTCTACCATGTTCTTTGATTATTCATTTATTCCGCTCTTTTTGGCTGAGACTTTAGAGTTTGATCGACATCTTGCAGTTATGAAAGAGGTTGGTTTTACCACAAGGAACTCAGATTATGGTTCTTCAGAGTTGGGGAACCTTTAGTCAGGCAAGCTACGTATGAAAGGGGAACATACGAATACCTCGATCCAAGTTCGTTCAAAACAATCCGAAAGGTAAGCCAAAGATTAGTGCAGGGATATCCTATTTctttattcttgaatttgcaatgttttatagtgatattttttttttggggatggTTATTGTAGGAACATTTTGTTGTCAAGTACGAGCTCATGGAAAAGAGACCAAGCTTGCTGCAGCATTGACGACACTTAGATTTGTTCAATTAGTAGCATCTTTACAGTGTAaagcttttctctttatttctgtCTCTTTTTCATGCAAGCTCCATTGATTAGAAACCAAACCATCtcacattttcaatttttaaccCCAAGTTTTCCAAAAAGGTAATCGCAGTTACTTTCCTTGTTCATTTCTTCTGGCTCAATCGAATAAGTTGATATTTGGAACACCATAACTGAGAGTAGAATCGAATAAAtttagatttcctttttttagtataatattgTACTTGTTAAGTAAATATGGTGTCTATGTTTGTAAACGTAAACGTGGCTCAGTTCTTGTATAAATGGAGACAGGAATCCATTAAACGATTGTTTACTATCTTGGAAATTTGGTATCAACAGTCCTTTGTCCTCTgatttagactttttttttttttttttttgttattccaCTTCCGGTTACTGAGAAATTTAGCCATAGATgataatgatttataaatataacagTTAATTGTTGTGTAATTAACACTATTAACGTTTAAAATCTAATTTGTTTCTTCGATCTTAAGAGTATAACTTTAActaattcaataaaatatttaatttatgaagaaatgGGCCCAAATTAGACAtgggtttctattttttaacaaagacGGTCTACTTCACTGAGCCCATATCTCTAAGGGCTAAAACCGGCACGTTGTTTAAGTGAGAACCAAAGATTGCATGTCGTTCTCGTTTCAACCAACCATCGAAACTTCATGAAATGCCAAGAAAACTCTGGTCTTTTCATAATTGTCCAAAGACTCTAGACAACAAACGAAGGTTTTAGAAAAAAGTGCATGATTCTTTTTCTATTCAAGAAATTTGAAGAACGTTCTCTCTTCATCCACTGATTCCTATAAATATGGATCCCTTACCTGATCTCAGAAATCAGATCAAAGCAGCAAGAAAACCAAGAATCAAAACGTCACTTGAAAAGCAACCAACGACATGTCTCTAATCCCAAGCATTTTTGGAGGACGTAGAACAAACGTCTTCGATCCGTTCTCGCAAGACTTATGGGATCCATTCGAAGGACTCTTCACACCATCTTCTACGTTAGCAAACGCTGCATCCGCTCGGGACGTGGCAGCGTTTACAAACGCTAGAGTGGACTGGAAGGAAACGCCGGAGGCACATGTGTTCAAAGCGGATTTGCCGGGGCTGAAGAAGGAAGAGGTGAAGGTTGAGGTTGAAGACAAGAACGTTCTTCAGATCAGCGGAGAGAGGAGCAAGGAGAACGAAGAGAAGAACGACACGTGGCACCGTGTGGAGAGGGCTAGTGGGAAGTTTATGAGGAGGTTTAGGTTGCCGGAGAATGCAAAGATGGAAGAAGTTAAGGCAACAATGGAGAACGGTGTGCTTACGGTTATGGTTCCTAAAGCTCCTGAGAAGAAGCCTCAAGTCAAGTCAATTGATATCTCCGGCTAATTGAacatgaagatgaagatttgGTGTGTCatgtgtgaaataaaaaaaagcgtGTGTGCGCTTAAATTTGTggtgtttggtttgttgttttgtgaaattgtcccttttttttctgaaaaaccaTATGAATGTAACATCTTAttataatgaataaataaaacgaGTGTTCCTATAATTAAAATCAATCCCGAATTATACTTTGGCTTTTCTTCCCTTAATTCCCTCTTCGTTTCAATTTTCAACCATATTATAACGACTATGCTATGGAATATGattaaagagagaagatggGGCTGATCATAAAGTAAAAAGAGGTAAGGGACCTATAAAAATATTCCATGGCTCTATTTCATGATCTATGTTTTGAAAT harbors:
- the LOC104762086 gene encoding 18.1 kDa class I heat shock protein, yielding MSLIPSIFGGRRTNVFDPFSQDLWDPFEGLFTPSSTLANAASARDVAAFTNARVDWKETPEAHVFKADLPGLKKEEVKVEVEDKNVLQISGERSKENEEKNDTWHRVERASGKFMRRFRLPENAKMEEVKATMENGVLTVMVPKAPEKKPQVKSIDISG